The sequence GGCGCGGGCGGACTGGCGGATCGGGTTCCGGCGAACTGGTGGACCGGGTGCGGGCGAACTGGTGGATCGGATGCGGGCGAACTGGCGGATCGGGTTCCGGCGAACTGGTGGACCGGGCGCGGGCGAACTGGCGGATCGGGTTCCGGCGAACTGGTGGACCGGGCGCGGGCGAACTGGTGGATCGGATGCGGGCGGACTGGTGGATCGGATGCGGGCGGACTGGCGGATCGGGTTCCGGCGAACTGACACGGTCCGCAACGAGCAGCCGCCGGTGGCGAGCCGTCAGGCGGACGGGACCGGTGCCGGGCCCAGAACCGGCATGTCGCCCACCCGCGTGCCGGGTTGCCACGGCCAGCGATGGTGCCGATCAGGCCACACGATCTGCAGCGCCGCCACGGTGGCGCCCGTGGCGGCGTAGAACTGCGCGGCCACCGGCAGATGGCGATCAGGTTCGGTCACCGCGACCAACTGGACCGGGTGACCCTCGACCACGTCGTCGGCGCGCTGCCCGGCGACGTAGGTTCGCCGCCCCGCGATGACGTCATCCGCCACGGCTCGGAGAGTGGGCCGGGAGATGTCCGGCGGTAGCCCGTACAGGATCAGCTCTGGATGATCGTGGTCGGTCAGACCGATCGTGTACCAGCATGTCTCCAGGGCGGTCGGCTGCGGCACGAATTCCAGGTGCACGCCGGAACGCGCGATGGTCTCGCCGATCCGGCGAAGTGCGGTGTCCTCGCGTCCGGCCGTCATCCGGCTCACCTTCCGCCCGTTCCTGTCGATCGCGGTCTCGCCTGCCCGCGTCCGCATACCCGCGAGCCCGCCGGCCACACCCCGATGTTCCGGCGGGGCCGTTGCGCACGGCGGACGCGATGAGCGCCGGTGTTCCCGGGCACCCGGTCCGGCATGGTCACCTTCGACGCCCGTGGCCGTCCGGCCTGGACGGTGGCTTGCGCGCTGGCGTACCGGGGGAGCCTGCGCCTTGGCAACCATCTGCGCGACGAGCGGAGCGATCGTCTCCGGGGACCGGTCCACCGATGAGATGCCGGGTTCGGATGCCATCACCAGGCCTCGCAGACCGCAGTTCTGCGCCTGCATGAGCATGAGTCCGGCGACATCCGCGACGAGGCGCACTGCGGGCGCATCTCGCGGACCGCGCTCGACTCGAGGAACCGGACCAGACCGCGCCAGCCGTCCGGGTCCGCCGCGGCCTTTCGGGCGTTTCTCGGTCGCGCGCCAGGTGATCTGAGCATGTCCGGGCGGCCGGTCCGCTCGCGTTCAGTGCCGCAGCGCGGCCGCGACGGCCTCGTCCACGGTCGGGTGCAGCAGCAGGAGCCGGTCGAGGTTGGTGGCCTGGATGGCCGCGGCGACCAGGTACTGGACGCCGGCCAGGCGCAGTTGTCCGCCCAGCGCGCCGGTCGTCTTGTGCAGCTGGACGAACAGGCTCAGCCCGCCCGAGTCGCAGAACGTCACGTCGGTCAGGTCGATGACGATCCGCCGGCAGCCGCGCCGGATCGCCCGCTCCGCGGCGTCGCTGAGGACCCGGCGGCTGTCGTGATCGATCTCGCCGGCTGCGGCGAGCACCGCGATGTGCTCGTTCGCGGCCGTCGTGGTGACAGTGAGCGGCTCGTCCATGTCAGAGTCCGGGTTTCGCCGGATCGGGGTGCCCGATGTGCGGGACGGTGCTGGACGCCGCCGGCGTGGACCAGTGCACGAGCATCAGGGTGGCGTCGTCCGCGGGGGGTCCGGACTGGTGAGCGACCACGGCGTGCGCCAGGCGGCGCAGGGTCTCCGGGGCCGGCAGTCCGGCGGCCTCGTGCTGCCGGACCAGGTCGACGAGGCGGTCCAGGCCGAACCGGTCACCGTCCGGGGCGCGTGCCTCGGTCACCCCGTCGGTGTAGAACAGCAGCCGGTCGTCCGGTTCCAGCATCTCCTCGGCGACCTGGACGGCCGCGTCGTCGAGGCCCAGCGGCATACGGCGTCCCGCCGACAGCTGCCGGACCAGCCGGCCGTCCCGCAACAGCAACGGCTCGGGATGTCCGGCGTTGATGTACCGCAGCCGCCCGGTGTCCAGGTCGAGCTCGGCGAGCACCGCGGTGGCGAAGCGGCTGTCCGGGAACTGTTCGAGCAGCGCCGCGTCCGCGGCGCGGGCCTGGTCGTACAGCCGTCCCCCGGCGCGGCGGGCGGCCCGGACCGCGGCCAGCGTGACCGATGCGGCCAGCCCGGCGCGCAGTCCGCGGCCCACCGCGTCCAGGATGAGCAGGTTCGCCGTGGTGTCGTCGAGGGCGTAGTCGAAGGCGTCGCCGCCGACCTCGTAGCACGGTTCCAGGACGGCGCTGGTGACCACCCGGTCGCTGCTGGAGGTCAGGGGCGGCAGCAGCCGCCACAGCAACTCCGATGCCGGCGACATCGGGCGCGATCGGCGCGTCACGTCCACCCGGTCGCCGCGCTCGTTGATGGTGGCGATCAGGTGGCCGATCAACCCGGCGACCAGCTCGCAGTGCCGTACGAACGGCCGGTCGTCGCTGTCCACGGCTGCGTGCGTGACGAACTCCACGACGCCGAGGCGGTCGGTGCAGTCCACCATCGGCAGCCACCACCGGTGGTCGGCGCCCTCGCCGCCACCGGGCATCGACACCACCCGGGAGAAGGCGCGCCCGGGCAGCGAGCCGTCGATCGACACCGGCTCGGGGGTGCGCTGGCCGGGCTCGGGCAGCGCGCGTAACGCCACCTGTTCGTAGTCGACCAGCCAGATCCGCACACGGATGCCCAGCGGGGCGATCGCTTCGTTGACCGACGCGGTGATGTCGTCCGGCGTCCACAGGCGCGAACGGTCCAGAACCGTACGCAGCGTCTCGAACCACCGCAGCTGCTCCAGTCCGCCCATATCGGTGAGCCTAGGCACCCTGACCGGCCCGTAACGCGGCGTGACGGAATTACTCCCCCACAAACGCCGCGCGGCCGGCGCCGGAGGTGACGAGCCGACGGGGGCGGCCGACCGGGGACGCCGCGCGGCCGGCGGTGGGCGCTTGGAGCCGGTGGTGGGGCGGTGGGCTGGGGATGCGGCGCGGCCGGCGGGGGCTTGGAGCCGGTGGTGGGGTGGTGGGCTGGGGATGCGGCGCGGCCGGCGGGGGCTTGGAGCCGGTGGTGGGGTGGTGGGCTGGGGATGCGGCGCGGCCGGTGGGCGCTTGGAGCCGGTGGTGGGGTGGTGGGCTGGGGATGCGGCGCGGCCGGCGGAGGGCTTCGAGCCTCTGGTGGTGGGCGGCGCGCTCGGAATGCGGCGCGGCCGCCGTGGAACGTTACGAGCGGACGGTAGGAGCGGCGGCGCCGAGCGCGGCGGACACGTCCCGCGCCGCGGCGATCACCTCGGCCGCCCGCTCCTCCAGGCCGGCCATGTCCATGTCCAGTGCCAGGGTGGAGACGGAGATGCCGCCGAGCACCTGCCCGGTGTGGTCGAAGACGGCGGCGCCCACGCACCGGATTCCCGGCTCGTTCTCCTCGTCGTCGACCGCGTAGCCGAGGGCGCGGACCCGGGCCACGTCGGCCAGCAGGTCCGCCTCGCTGGTCAGCGTGCGCGGCGTGCGCCGGGGCAGCCCGGTGCGCCGGCAGATCCCCCGCACCTCGTCGTCGCCGAGCTCGGCCAGGATCGCCTTGCCGATGGCCGTGGTGTGCAGGGCGATGCTCATGCCGATGCGGGACGGCATCTGGTACGGCCGGCGCCCCTCCTGCTTGTCGACGTAGACCGCCTCGTCCACGCTGCGGATCGCGAAGTGGGTGGTGAAGCCGGTGGCCTCACGCAGGGCGAGCAGCGCGCCGGACGCCTGCCGGGCCGGGTCGAAGCGGTGCATCACCCGGCCCGCCAGGGTGAGGATGCGCGGGCCGGGCTCGTAGCTGCCCAGGCCGTCCGGACGGGCGAAGCCCCACGTGACCAGCGCCTGCAGGATCCGGTGCACGGTCGACTTCGAGACGCCGGTCGCCGCCGCGATGTCGGTGACGCGGTGGTGCTCGGCGAGCGCTTCGAGCACCGCCAGCGTCTTGTCGATGGAACTGCCTTCCCTGGCCACCGATTCAGCCTACTGGGAGCCGGTCGGCGGGCCGGGCTCGGCGGCTACCGGGCGAGCCATCCGCCGTCCACCGCGAGCACGTGGCCGTTGACGTAGTCGGAGGCGGCGGAGGCGAGGAAGACCACCGCGCCGGCCACGTCGTCCGGCCGGCCCCAGCGGCCGGCCGGGATGCGCGACCTGATCTCCGCCTCACGCACCGGGTCGGCACGCAGGGCGGCGGTGTTGCCGGTCGAGATGTAGCCCGGGGCGACCGCGTTGACCTGCACCCCGTCGGCAGCCCACTCGCAGGCCAGGGCCTTGGTCAGCCCGGCGAGGCCGTGCTTGGCGGCGGTGTATCCGGGGACCTGCACGCCGCCCTGGAAGGACAGCATCGAGGCCACCGAGATGATTTTGCCGCGGCGGCGGGCCAGCATGCGTACGCCGATCGCGCGGCTGAGCTGGAACACCGCGTCCAGGTTGACGTCCAGCACCGAGCGCCAGTCGGCGAAGGAGTGCCCGGCGGCGGGCGCGCGGCGGATGATGCCGGCGTTGTTGACCAGGATGTCCACCTCGGGCAGGTCGGCCACCGCGGCCGGGATGCCGGCCGTGTCGGACAGATCGAACCGCCACCGCGAGGCGGTGCCGCCGGCCTTGCGGACCTCCTCCTCGACGTCGTCCAGATCATCGGTACGGCCGTGCAGCACCAGATCGGCGCCGGCCTGCGCCAGGGCCACCGCGATGGCCCGGCCGATCCCGTTGCGCGAGCCGGTGACCAGGGCGGTCCGGCCGTGCAGCGAGAACATCGACGCGGCGGCGCCGGTCACCGCAGGTCGCCGATCGCGACCGGCTCCACGTCGTCGTACGCCTGGTTCTCCCCGCCCATGGCCCAGACGAACGCGTAGCTGCGGGTGCCGAATCCGCAGTGCACCGACCAGTACGGCGAGATCACCGCCTGCTCCGGCGCCACGATCAGGTTGCGGGTGGCGTCCGGCGGGCCCATCAGGTGCACCACCCGGTCGGACTCGGGCAGGTCGAAGTAGAAGTAGACCTCGGTGCGCCGCTCGTGGGTGTGGCACGGCATGGTGTTCCACATGCTGCCCGGTTCCAGCACCGTGACGCCGAGCACCAGCTGGCAGCTCTGGATGCCCTTGAGATGGATGTACTTGTAGATGGTGCGTTCGTTGGAGTTCTCCCGGGAGCCCAGGCGCACCGGCTCGGCGTCGTCAAGGGTCGCCTTGACCGTCGGGTGGCTGGTGTGCGCGGGCGTGGAGACCAGGTAGAACCGGCCGTCGAAACGGACCTGGCGGGCGCCGCGGCCGATGTAGAGCACCTCCCGGGCGGCCAGCTCGTGCCGGACGCCGTCCACGGTCACCGTGCCCGGGCCGCCGATGTTGACCACGCCCAGCTCGCGGCGCTCCAGGAAGTACGCCGAGCGCAGCGCGTCGGGGCAGGGCAGCTCGGCGGCGCCGGACACGCCGCCGACCACGATGCGGTCCTCGTGGGAGTAGGTCAGGCGTACCTCACCGGGACGGAACAGGTCCTCCACCAGGAAACGGGCCCGCAGCCGCGCGGTGTCCATGGTCGCCAGCTGGTCCGGGGCCGTGGGGGGTCGTGAGTCCATCAGCACTCCTCGCATCCCGTTACATGAAACAAACTATCGCTACATGGAACAGCATATCGGCCTCGTCCGGCGGCGCGCGGACCGCCGGGTCAGGCCGTGGTCACCGGCCTCGCCTCGTCCGCCGGGTCACTGTCGAGTGAATCGATGATGGTGTCGCGCTCCATCGTGCGTTCCGGCTTGAGCAGGCCGATCGCTGTGTACAGCACCAGCGAGGTGACCAGCGGGACGCCGACCACCATGGTCTGGCTGGTCTCGTCCAGGATCCACTTGACCACGACCCAGACGCCCAGGCCGGCGGCCCAGGAGGCGATCGCCGCGGTCGGCCCGCAGCGCCGGAACCAGGGCAGCAGCCCGAGCATCAGCGGGATCGAGATCGGCCCCATGGTCGCCGCGACCAGGTCCACCACGATCTTGAGCACCACGCCCTGGCCCTCGGTGCTGATCGCGATGACCATGCTGATCGCCACGAACGCGAACGTGGTGATCCGGGCGAACGTGAGCGCCCCCCGCTCGCTGAGGTGGCGTACCGCGCGCACCAGCACCGGGGCGATGTCGCGGGTGACCACCGACGAGATCACGTTGGCGTCCGACGACACCATCGCCATCGTGTGCGAGAAGAACCCGGCCAGCACCAGCCCGATCACGCCGGGCGGCAGCAGGGACTTCGCCAGCTCGACGTACGCCTGCTCGGGGTTGGTGAGGCCCGGGACGATCAGCGGCGCGGCGAACATCGGCATGAACAGGATCAGCGGCCAGACCAGCCACAGCGCGCTGGACAGCAGCGCCGACCGCTTCGCCGCGGAGCCGGACGGGGCGGCCATGTACCGCTGCGCCAGGTTCCACATGCCGCCGTTGTACTCGAAGGTCTTGATGAACAGCAGCGCCAGGAAGAACGTCAGGGTGTACGGCCCGTGGAACGGGTCGCCGTGCCCGGCGGGCAGGTCGTCCCACATGTTCCACAGCGCGGAGACGCCACCGAGGTGCCCCAGGAAGGCGAGGAACATGGCCACCCCGGCCACGCCCTGGATGACGAACTGACCGAAGTCGGTCAGCACGTCGGCCCAGAGGCCACCGGCGGTGATGTAGACCAGGGTGACGGCGCCGGTGATCACGATGCCCCACAGGATCGGCACGCCGGCGAAGCCGCGCAGCAGCACGGCGATGGCCACCCATTTGGCCGCGATGTCCACGACCTTGAGCAGCGCCCCGCTGTAGGCCAGCACCTGCTGTGTGGGCACGTTGTAGCGGCGAGCCAGGTACTCCAGCGGGGAGGCCACCCCGTGCCTGGAGCGCAGCCGGTTCCACCGGGCGGCGAAGAGGAAGGCGCCGATCCCGACGCCGAGGCCGATGGTCAGGGCCCACCAGACGTACATCGCCAGCCCGTAGGTGTAGGCGACGGCCGCGAACGCGACGAACATGATGGCGCTGTAACCGGACATATGGTGCGAGATCCCGGACAGCCACCAGGGGATCATGCCGCGGGCGGTGAAGTAGTCGGCGACGCTGTGGATCCGGCCCTTGGCCCACAGGCCGATACCGAGCATCACCAGGAAATATCCGCTGAGTACCAGCCAGTCGAGCGTGGTCACGTGCCCTCCTCCGGTGCGTGACACGGGTCACAGGGGACGTTGCGTTTCCTGGATGTTCTGCTACATGGAACACCTTGTCAATACATGGAACAAATCAGATCGGTCTATGGACAGACTCTTGACCTTGTTCCGTGTCGCGGGACAATGTTCCCTTCTATGGGAAACAGGAGGGTCCATGCCCAACATCACCGTTGAACTGCTGTCCGGCCGCACGCTCGACCAGCGGCGCGAGTTCGCCGAGGCGGTGACCGCCGCCGCGGTCGACATCCTCAAGGCCCGGAGGGCTGCGGTGCGCATCCGCTTCGACGAGATCGAGCGCGAGGACGTCGCCAACGGCGGCACCCTGGAGTCCGACCGGACCTGAGCACCGCCGGTGGCGGGGCCTCCGGCGGTGCGGCGGCCGGGTCGACGCCGGGACGACCGAGGTGGTCCGTCCCGGCCGGTCGCTGTCGCAATCCGTCCCGGCCGGTCGCTGTCGCAATCCGTCCCGGCCGGTCGCTGTCGCGGTCCGTCCCGGCCGGTCGCTGTCGCGGTCCGTCCCGGCCGGTCGCTGTCGCGGTCCGTCCCGGCCGGTCGCTGTCGCAATCCGTCCCGGGCGGTCGCTGCCGCGGCCTGTCGCCGGCCGGTCGCTGCCGCGGCCTCTGCCGGCGGTCCGTGCCGCGGTCGCGGCCGGGCCGCTGCCCCCGGCGGGCCCGGAGTGAACAGCTGGAAGCCGTGCCGAGGGCTTGTGTAATGTCCGGATCATGCGATCGACCGGTTCGGGATCGCCGCTCGTGGAGGCGGTCATCTTCGACATGGACGGCACCCTGATCGAGTCCACCGACGTGGTCACCGCCGCCTTCCGTGCGGCCGTGGTGGCCGGTGGCGGCCCGGTCTTCTCGGACGCCGACATCGTCGCCGCGTATCCGCTCGGACCGCCTCGGCGGATCCTGGAGCACCTGCTCGGCCGCCCGGTGACTTCCGGAGAACTCGATCTCTACTACTCGCATCTCGCGTCCGGCCGGGTGCGGACCTACGACGGCGTCGAGCACGTCCTGTCGCTGATCGCGCAGCGGGCCTCCGTGGCGGTCTTCACCGGGGCCAGCCGGAAGGCGGCTCAGATCCTCCTGGGCGGCGCCGGGCTTCTCGGATTCTTCGCGGTCGTGGTCGGCGGAGACGAAGTCGCCCACCCCAAGCCCGAGCCCGACGGCATCCTGCTCGCCTGTGACCGGCTTGGCGTCGAGCCGGGCTCGGTGGCGTACGTCGGGGACTCCCCGCTCGATCTGCGGGCCGCCCGGCGGGCCGGCGCGCTGGCGGTCGCGGCGGCGTGGGGCCATCTCTACGATGCCGGCCAGGCCGCCGACCGCACCGCGCGACAGCCGATCGACCTGTGCGCGCTGGTGTCGCCGCAGGCGAGCCGGGACACCGTTCTTCCGGCGTAGAAGCCGGTCCCGTGGTGATGCTTCGCCCGCCCGGGTCAGGGGATCGCTCCCGCCCGGGCCGCTGTCGTCCGGCGAGGTGAGCCTCGCCGCTTCACGAAGACGGAACGTGGTGCCGCTGGCCGCCGGCCGGATCGCCCGCGGCGGTCGGCCGCCGCGGGCCGGGCCCGAATGTCCCCGGCCGCGGTTCGTGCAGGCCAACCCTTCGTCGGCTGTGAGATGAACCACTTATGGCCCCGACCTGTTAGGTAGGTTAACTGAAGGGGAAAAGCGAACCGGCAGCTGACGCGCCCGGCGGATGGCTGATCGGTCTGTGCAACCGGGCGATCTGCCCGGTTGCACAGGCCGAGACGGAGATCATCCAGAAGGAGTAGAACCAAAGGGGTCCGTGGGACTTAGGCGAATCGCGACGAAGCTCAAGCTTTGCCGCTTTTCGTCCGTTCGGCGGTGGGAGAGGCGTCGTAGCCGGTCTGGCCTGGAGTCGCGCCGGTGGCTACATCATGCATACGTCACGGGGAGCGGTGCATTGGACGACATAACACCGACCTATTTCGCTGAGCTGAACGGCGCGCTGCCGGCGGGGAAAGCCGAGCTCGTGCCGATCGCGTCGTTGTCGTCGGCATGGACGCCTCGACAGACCGCCCTGGACGAGCGGCACGTCCAGCTGTTGGCGCAGTCGGAAGCGCCGTTACCTCCGATCCTGGTGCAACGGTCCACCATGCGGGTCATCGACGGGGTGCACAGGCTGCACGCGGCGCGGCGCAACGGTGCCGAGGAGATCCTCGCCCATCTGCTCGAAGACGACGACCGGGCCGCTTATCTGCGCAGCGTCGCCAGCAACGTGGCGCACGGCCTGCCGTTGACGCTCGCCGAGCGCCGGGCCGCGGCGAAGCGGCTGCTGGAATGGTTCCCGCAATGTTCGGACCGTTCCATCGGTCGGGTCTCCGGGCTCTCCGGCAAGACCGTCGCCGCGCTGCGCAAGCGGTCCGGCACGGGTATGCCTGCCGAACGGATCGGGCGGGACGGGCGGGTGCGGCCGGCCCGGCCGGGAGCCGATCGGCTGCTGGTGGAGGAGCTGATCACCCAGCATCCACATGCCTCGCTACGCGATCTCGCCCGGCGCGCCGGTGTCTCGCCGAACACGGTACGCAATGCCCGGCTGCGCATGATCCATCGAGGGCCCGGTACCGATCGGCCGGCCGGGGCGCCGGGCGCGGAGGGGGCTCCGGCCGGCCAGGACTTCGCTCCCGATGATGTCGTGCTGACCAACCTGAGCCGAGATCCGTCGTTGCGGTACACCGAGACGGGACGGACCCTGCTGCGGCTCCTTCACCAGCATCTCGGGACGTCGCTCGACGGGCAGGTGGTGGAGTCACTTCCGCCGCACTGCCTGCCGCTGGTCTCCAAGGTGGCCCGCAGCGTGGCCATGCAGTGGAAGCAGTTCGCCGAGATCGCCGAGGGGCGGGCGAACGCTTCGGCTCTCTAGCCCGGCGCCGGGTCCGCCGGTCGCACCGCTCGGACCGGTGGGCGCACCGTTCGGGCCGGTGGGCGTGCTCGCGCCGGCGGGTGTGTCCCCTCCGTGAGGCGGCTCCCGTCCGTGGGGGCCGCTGATCACGACGGCGCCGGTCGGGCGGCCGATGCGGGGTGGCGGGTTTCCGCCCCGGCCTTTCTCCGGAATGACCCGGCGGTCCGCAGCGGCGTGCAAGTGCGGAAAATGCGCGGTGCACATCCGTACCGCGATGAAAAGCGTCGCGGGCCGGCACGAGGGTCGGGTCGTCATCCCCGGCATGGCCAGCGGCAATGTCCGCGGTAAAAATTTTGCGCGTGTCCGGCAATTATGTCGATCGGCAAACGTCTTTCTCCGGCGATGACCGCAACGGCGTCGGCGTGCTAGTTTTCCCCGTGGCGGCCGATGGTTAGAGGCGGCCCTCGGCAGTGCCGCTCGATATGACAATGCGAGAGCGGCGAGCTGCCGCCGTCAGCGCGGTATGGCGCTGAGGAGCCATTTCGGCGTCGGTGGAGGCGCAGCCGTGAGCTGCCGCGCCGAAGGCACACGGTCCGCGTCCCCTGAAGGAGGTGCATTGTGCGTCTAGGAATAGCTCGCACGCTCGCCGGCTGCGTCGTCGCGGGAGCCGACGACGGCGCAGAAGATTACTGCCCGCCATATTGGCGGTCGAGCGAGCCGTTGTTTCGCCGAGCCCACGACGTGGTGGCCGCGGTGGCGGCCCGGTATGCCCCGGTGGCCTCGGGGCTGGCCGGCGTCGTGTCCGGGGGCCGGCCGGCGGCCGGCTACCCGCCCCTGGTGGAGGCGCTCGAACGGTACGCACGGGAGCCCGGATGGAGCCGGGAGCACCGGGACCTGGCCGCCTCGATCGAGCGGTCCGTGCGGCTGCTGTATTTCGAGGGTGCTCCGGAACCGGCGGTGCGGCCGGCGCCGGACCGGCTCGCCCCGGCGGGCGCCCTGCCGGCCCTGCACGTCGTCATTCCGTTCCGGGCGCCGCGGGGCAGCCTGCGCGAGCGCAATCTGCGAGCCTGCCTGCGATCGCTGGCGCAACAGGCGTCGGGGTCCTCCGGCTTCTATGTCACCGTGGTCGAGAGCGACGATCGGCCGCGGCATTCCTGGGTCGGATCCTGGGCCGACAATTACGTTTTCGAACCGCAGAGCGGCCCTTTCAACAAGTCATCGTCGGTCAATTTTGGTGCGCGGCGGTCACGTTCTCCGCGGGACGTGATATGCGAGTTGGACGCGGATATGGTCGTCGACCCCTGGTTCATCACCAGGGTGCGTGTGCAGGCCGCGGTATCACCCGCCTTTCTGCCCTATGAAGACGTCCACTGCCTCGATCCGGAAAGCTCGGCGCGGCTGGTCTCGGAACGCACGGCGGGCGCGGGAACAGTGGC is a genomic window of Actinoplanes teichomyceticus ATCC 31121 containing:
- a CDS encoding DUF4262 domain-containing protein translates to MRLVADVAGLMLMQAQNCGLRGLVMASEPGISSVDRSPETIAPLVAQMVAKAQAPPVRQRASHRPGRTATGVEGDHAGPGAREHRRSSRPPCATAPPEHRGVAGGLAGMRTRAGETAIDRNGRKVSRMTAGREDTALRRIGETIARSGVHLEFVPQPTALETCWYTIGLTDHDHPELILYGLPPDISRPTLRAVADDVIAGRRTYVAGQRADDVVEGHPVQLVAVTEPDRHLPVAAQFYAATGATVAALQIVWPDRHHRWPWQPGTRVGDMPVLGPAPVPSA
- a CDS encoding anti-sigma factor antagonist (This anti-anti-sigma factor, or anti-sigma factor antagonist, belongs to a family that includes characterized members SpoIIAA, RsbV, RsfA, and RsfB.) → MDEPLTVTTTAANEHIAVLAAAGEIDHDSRRVLSDAAERAIRRGCRRIVIDLTDVTFCDSGGLSLFVQLHKTTGALGGQLRLAGVQYLVAAAIQATNLDRLLLLHPTVDEAVAAALRH
- a CDS encoding PP2C family protein-serine/threonine phosphatase, whose amino-acid sequence is MGGLEQLRWFETLRTVLDRSRLWTPDDITASVNEAIAPLGIRVRIWLVDYEQVALRALPEPGQRTPEPVSIDGSLPGRAFSRVVSMPGGGEGADHRWWLPMVDCTDRLGVVEFVTHAAVDSDDRPFVRHCELVAGLIGHLIATINERGDRVDVTRRSRPMSPASELLWRLLPPLTSSSDRVVTSAVLEPCYEVGGDAFDYALDDTTANLLILDAVGRGLRAGLAASVTLAAVRAARRAGGRLYDQARAADAALLEQFPDSRFATAVLAELDLDTGRLRYINAGHPEPLLLRDGRLVRQLSAGRRMPLGLDDAAVQVAEEMLEPDDRLLFYTDGVTEARAPDGDRFGLDRLVDLVRQHEAAGLPAPETLRRLAHAVVAHQSGPPADDATLMLVHWSTPAASSTVPHIGHPDPAKPGL
- a CDS encoding IclR family transcriptional regulator; translation: MAREGSSIDKTLAVLEALAEHHRVTDIAAATGVSKSTVHRILQALVTWGFARPDGLGSYEPGPRILTLAGRVMHRFDPARQASGALLALREATGFTTHFAIRSVDEAVYVDKQEGRRPYQMPSRIGMSIALHTTAIGKAILAELGDDEVRGICRRTGLPRRTPRTLTSEADLLADVARVRALGYAVDDEENEPGIRCVGAAVFDHTGQVLGGISVSTLALDMDMAGLEERAAEVIAAARDVSAALGAAAPTVRS
- a CDS encoding SDR family oxidoreductase → MTGAAASMFSLHGRTALVTGSRNGIGRAIAVALAQAGADLVLHGRTDDLDDVEEEVRKAGGTASRWRFDLSDTAGIPAAVADLPEVDILVNNAGIIRRAPAAGHSFADWRSVLDVNLDAVFQLSRAIGVRMLARRRGKIISVASMLSFQGGVQVPGYTAAKHGLAGLTKALACEWAADGVQVNAVAPGYISTGNTAALRADPVREAEIRSRIPAGRWGRPDDVAGAVVFLASAASDYVNGHVLAVDGGWLAR
- the kduI gene encoding 5-dehydro-4-deoxy-D-glucuronate isomerase; amino-acid sequence: MDSRPPTAPDQLATMDTARLRARFLVEDLFRPGEVRLTYSHEDRIVVGGVSGAAELPCPDALRSAYFLERRELGVVNIGGPGTVTVDGVRHELAAREVLYIGRGARQVRFDGRFYLVSTPAHTSHPTVKATLDDAEPVRLGSRENSNERTIYKYIHLKGIQSCQLVLGVTVLEPGSMWNTMPCHTHERRTEVYFYFDLPESDRVVHLMGPPDATRNLIVAPEQAVISPYWSVHCGFGTRSYAFVWAMGGENQAYDDVEPVAIGDLR
- a CDS encoding sodium:solute symporter family protein, with the protein product MTTLDWLVLSGYFLVMLGIGLWAKGRIHSVADYFTARGMIPWWLSGISHHMSGYSAIMFVAFAAVAYTYGLAMYVWWALTIGLGVGIGAFLFAARWNRLRSRHGVASPLEYLARRYNVPTQQVLAYSGALLKVVDIAAKWVAIAVLLRGFAGVPILWGIVITGAVTLVYITAGGLWADVLTDFGQFVIQGVAGVAMFLAFLGHLGGVSALWNMWDDLPAGHGDPFHGPYTLTFFLALLFIKTFEYNGGMWNLAQRYMAAPSGSAAKRSALLSSALWLVWPLILFMPMFAAPLIVPGLTNPEQAYVELAKSLLPPGVIGLVLAGFFSHTMAMVSSDANVISSVVTRDIAPVLVRAVRHLSERGALTFARITTFAFVAISMVIAISTEGQGVVLKIVVDLVAATMGPISIPLMLGLLPWFRRCGPTAAIASWAAGLGVWVVVKWILDETSQTMVVGVPLVTSLVLYTAIGLLKPERTMERDTIIDSLDSDPADEARPVTTA
- a CDS encoding tautomerase family protein; this translates as MPNITVELLSGRTLDQRREFAEAVTAAAVDILKARRAAVRIRFDEIEREDVANGGTLESDRT
- a CDS encoding HAD family hydrolase, encoding MRSTGSGSPLVEAVIFDMDGTLIESTDVVTAAFRAAVVAGGGPVFSDADIVAAYPLGPPRRILEHLLGRPVTSGELDLYYSHLASGRVRTYDGVEHVLSLIAQRASVAVFTGASRKAAQILLGGAGLLGFFAVVVGGDEVAHPKPEPDGILLACDRLGVEPGSVAYVGDSPLDLRAARRAGALAVAAAWGHLYDAGQAADRTARQPIDLCALVSPQASRDTVLPA
- a CDS encoding ParB/RepB/Spo0J family partition protein, which codes for MDDITPTYFAELNGALPAGKAELVPIASLSSAWTPRQTALDERHVQLLAQSEAPLPPILVQRSTMRVIDGVHRLHAARRNGAEEILAHLLEDDDRAAYLRSVASNVAHGLPLTLAERRAAAKRLLEWFPQCSDRSIGRVSGLSGKTVAALRKRSGTGMPAERIGRDGRVRPARPGADRLLVEELITQHPHASLRDLARRAGVSPNTVRNARLRMIHRGPGTDRPAGAPGAEGAPAGQDFAPDDVVLTNLSRDPSLRYTETGRTLLRLLHQHLGTSLDGQVVESLPPHCLPLVSKVARSVAMQWKQFAEIAEGRANASAL
- a CDS encoding glycosyltransferase family A protein, which translates into the protein MRLGIARTLAGCVVAGADDGAEDYCPPYWRSSEPLFRRAHDVVAAVAARYAPVASGLAGVVSGGRPAAGYPPLVEALERYAREPGWSREHRDLAASIERSVRLLYFEGAPEPAVRPAPDRLAPAGALPALHVVIPFRAPRGSLRERNLRACLRSLAQQASGSSGFYVTVVESDDRPRHSWVGSWADNYVFEPQSGPFNKSSSVNFGARRSRSPRDVICELDADMVVDPWFITRVRVQAAVSPAFLPYEDVHCLDPESSARLVSERTAGAGTVAGYLLRRPPGGCVVVTAELFRAVDGFDTSFTGWGGEDRDFVDRLSAFSPVARSAATMIHLNHERPSMNRAAQFATGDREAVTQEVG